Proteins encoded in a region of the Papio anubis isolate 15944 chromosome 14, Panubis1.0, whole genome shotgun sequence genome:
- the LOC108581675 gene encoding uncharacterized protein LOC108581675 has protein sequence MRGRRSRPGSRRPARSGKGRRAPSAEGGRSSRGGPAPGWGRPKQPGLACAEPNTRGQSAPARENAREKPERLPPRHVTVPLRRPGKE, from the exons ATGCGGGGACGCCGCTCGCGCCCAGGCAGCCGCAGACCCGCCCGGAGCGGGAAGGGGCGGCGCGCGCCCTCTGCAGAGGGTGGGCGGAGTTCCCGCGGTGGCCCCGCCCCTGGCTGGGGGCGCCCGAAGCAACCCGGCCTCGCCTGTGCGGAGCCCAACACCCGCGGCCAG TCCGCCCCTGCCCGGGAAAATGCCAGAGAGAAACCGGAGCGATTGCCGCCCCGCCACGTGACGGTCCCGCTTCGGCGACCTGGAAAAGAGTGA